In Pseudomonadota bacterium, the genomic stretch AGCGTCAGCGACGCCACCCCGGCAACGTGGTCACGTTCATCAAGGACCGCATCCTCAACTACACCAACGTCTGCATCACCGACTGCCAGTTCTGCGCCTTCTACCGCAGGCCCAAGCACCCGGAGGCCTACCACCTCCCCCTCGACGAGATCCTCGACAAGATCGGCCAGACCGTCGAGATGGGCGGCACCCAGGTGCTCATCCAGGGCGGCCATCACCCCTACCTCAAGATCGAGTACTTCGAAGACCTGTTCCGCGCCATCAAGCAGCGCTACCGCATCACCGTGCACTCGCTCTCCGCCCCAGAGATCGACCACATCGCCAAGGTCTCGAAGATCTCCATCCGCGAGGCGCTCGAGCGGCTGCACGCGGCGGGGCTCGACTCGCTTCCTGGGGGGGGCGCCGAGATACTGGTCGATCGCGTGCGCAAGGAGATCAGTCCCAAGAAGGTCAGCGCCGATCGATGGTTCGAGGTGCACGAGACCGCCCACGCGATGGGCTTGAGAAGCACGGCCACCATGGTCTTCGGCCTGGGAGAGACCCTCGAGGAGCGAATCGAGCACCTCGAGCGCGTTCGCGACCTGCAAGATCGCACGGGCGGCTTCCGCGCCTTCATCCCCTGGTCGTTCACGCCCTATCGCAGCGAGATGGAAGCCTCGAGCGACGCCCCTGGTGGTGTCGACTACCTGACCACCATGGCGGTGGCGCGACTCTACCTCGACAACATCCGCGACCTGCACTGCGGCTGGCTCACCGAAGGCCGCAAGCTCGCCCAGATGGCGCTTCGCTTCGGCGCCAACGACCTGGGTGGGATCTTGATGGGCGAGAAGGTCATCGAAGCCACCGGCGTTGACTTCCAGATGAGCGTCAACAACGTGCTGAGCATGATCCGCGGGGCGGGATTCACCCCAGCGCAGCGCGACACCACCTACGCGGTTCTCCGCGTGTACGGCCCAGACGAGTGGGATTGAAGGCGATGATGGCGATGCGTCAGCGTCAGGGCGTGACAACGCCGTGACCCCTCTTCACGAGAGCCTTCGCACCGTGGCCCTGGCAGGCGGTGTGGGCGGCGCCCGCATGGCCGACGGTCTCTACCGCGCACTGGCGCCCGACTCCCTCACCGTCGTGGTGAACACGGGAGACGACTTCGAGCACTTCGGGCTCACGATCTGCCCCGACCTCGACACGGTCATGTACACGCTGGCGGGAATGGCCGATCCGGTGAACGGCTGGGGCGTGGCAGGCGACACGCGCCACGCCATGCAGCAGCTCGCCGCGTATGGTGCCGATGACTGGTTCATCGTGACCGACCGCGACCTCGCAACCCACGTGCGCCGGACCCATCTGCTGCGCCAAGGCGGCTCGCTCACCGCCGTCACCGATGCGCTGAGGGAAGCCCTCGGCGTGCGGGCACGGCTGCTGCCCATGGCTGATCGACCCGTTTCGACCTG encodes the following:
- the mqnC gene encoding dehypoxanthine futalosine cyclase, with translation MTLAISDALDATAATALIARIERRERLRPADGRALFDLDLIALGRLADEERQRRHPGNVVTFIKDRILNYTNVCITDCQFCAFYRRPKHPEAYHLPLDEILDKIGQTVEMGGTQVLIQGGHHPYLKIEYFEDLFRAIKQRYRITVHSLSAPEIDHIAKVSKISIREALERLHAAGLDSLPGGGAEILVDRVRKEISPKKVSADRWFEVHETAHAMGLRSTATMVFGLGETLEERIEHLERVRDLQDRTGGFRAFIPWSFTPYRSEMEASSDAPGGVDYLTTMAVARLYLDNIRDLHCGWLTEGRKLAQMALRFGANDLGGILMGEKVIEATGVDFQMSVNNVLSMIRGAGFTPAQRDTTYAVLRVYGPDEWD